Proteins encoded by one window of Enterococcus faecalis:
- a CDS encoding alpha/beta hydrolase, with protein sequence MSEVAKKINLPKPLFSEKGKRAVLLLHAYSGSSNDVRMLSRRLEKENYTVYSPNFSGHGTLVPEDILDQTTEQWWQDTQEAVAFLRERGYQEIAIFGLSMGGIFSMHALTEQLTGLIGGGFFCSPIYPVENKVPENFVLYAENVMKIAEVPAEEQQSRLQSIEQRVKQQLGAIETIASQTADKLNKIHAPLFLAQAGKDEMIEPMGVYQTAQALTQARVTLQWYPNSGHVITVSGEHKQLEQDVVQFLATLPWNEEK encoded by the coding sequence GTGAGCGAAGTGGCAAAAAAAATCAATTTACCAAAGCCGTTATTTTCAGAAAAAGGAAAACGGGCGGTCCTTTTATTACACGCTTATTCTGGCAGCAGTAATGATGTACGGATGTTAAGCAGACGTTTAGAAAAAGAAAATTATACTGTCTATTCGCCTAATTTTTCAGGACATGGCACGCTAGTTCCTGAAGATATTTTAGATCAAACAACGGAACAATGGTGGCAAGATACACAAGAAGCAGTCGCTTTTTTGAGAGAAAGAGGTTACCAAGAAATTGCCATTTTTGGTTTATCAATGGGCGGGATTTTCAGTATGCATGCATTAACGGAACAATTAACAGGATTAATTGGTGGTGGATTTTTCTGTTCACCGATTTACCCTGTCGAAAATAAAGTCCCAGAAAATTTCGTATTATACGCAGAAAATGTGATGAAAATCGCAGAAGTTCCTGCAGAGGAACAACAAAGCCGGTTGCAATCGATTGAGCAACGAGTCAAACAACAATTAGGAGCGATTGAAACGATTGCTAGTCAGACGGCTGACAAACTAAACAAAATCCACGCACCTCTTTTCTTAGCGCAAGCTGGCAAAGATGAAATGATTGAGCCAATGGGCGTCTATCAAACGGCCCAAGCGCTAACACAAGCACGTGTGACCTTACAATGGTACCCAAACAGCGGACATGTCATTACGGTGAGTGGAGAACACAAACAATTAGAGCAAGATGTGGTGCAATTTTTAGCAACACTACCTTGGAATGAGGAGAAATAA
- the secG gene encoding preprotein translocase subunit SecG, with product MYNLILTLVIILSVLIVITVMMQPSKQNSAASAFTGGADKLFGKQKARGFEAVMQRSTAVLGAIWMILLFVLAFLSSK from the coding sequence ATGTATAATCTAATCTTAACGTTGGTCATCATTTTATCTGTTTTAATCGTCATTACTGTTATGATGCAACCAAGCAAACAAAACAGTGCAGCAAGTGCCTTCACTGGCGGTGCAGATAAATTATTTGGGAAGCAAAAAGCGCGCGGTTTTGAAGCTGTTATGCAACGCTCAACAGCAGTTCTTGGCGCAATTTGGATGATTTTATTATTTGTTTTGGCGTTCTTATCTTCAAAATAA
- the rnr gene encoding ribonuclease R — protein MTKQTIKEQILHFMESQKKKSFSMEEIAQGLNLEKSSDFKILVQTIAQMEREKSVSFNKKGKVLLPMKDLLIEGTFRANERGFGFVTIDPEEPDVYIPKEATNFAMDGDTVLIDVIQHADPFSDRGAEGKVKEIKERAVSQVVGEFVAYSEEEMAEMGLYGYMIPKDKKLNQYTVSIAPEGIKPVDGSIVIAEITYYPDQEYPTSMEGLVKQVIGHKNDPGMDILSIVVAHGIPTAFPDEVLAEADQVPETIAESDLVGRRDLRDQLIVTIDGEDAKDLDDAVTVQKLANGNFFLGVHIADVSYYVTEGSQLDMEAYERGTSVYLTDRVVPMIPQRLSNGICSLNPHVPRLTMSCEMEITPEGEVISHEIFQSVIQTTERMTYTAVNEILEEQKPETLERYKELVPMFKEMGELHHILEEMRMRRGAISFEDREAKVLVDENGHPQDILLRTRGVGERLIESFMLAANETVARHYHDLKLPFIYRIHEQPKEEKMQRFFDFAAVLGILVKGTKENISPKDLQKVLEQVENKPEEVVINTMLLRSMQQAKYSEDNYGHYGLAAEYYTHFTSPIRRYPDLIVHRLIRSYSQDQSEKNQEKWNEALPEIANHSSSMERRAVDAEREVDAMKKAEFMVDKVGETYDGIISSVTKFGIFVELPNTIEGLIHVNNLKQDYFHFIENHMALVGERTGMTLKIGQKVQIRVEKADPETREVDFELISAEEVAPVEGPKGRKKGKANSSTRSNNQRRNKKDESFDGKKKKNKKKGKGKKQPFYKEAMKQKNKKGKKKK, from the coding sequence ATGACAAAACAAACAATTAAAGAGCAAATTTTACATTTCATGGAAAGCCAAAAAAAGAAAAGCTTTTCAATGGAAGAAATTGCACAAGGCTTGAATTTAGAAAAAAGTTCAGATTTTAAAATTTTAGTGCAAACCATTGCACAAATGGAACGAGAAAAGTCAGTTAGTTTCAACAAAAAAGGCAAAGTCCTGTTACCAATGAAAGACTTATTAATAGAAGGAACGTTTCGTGCAAATGAACGAGGCTTTGGTTTCGTGACCATCGATCCTGAAGAACCAGATGTTTACATTCCTAAAGAGGCAACGAACTTTGCAATGGATGGGGACACGGTTTTAATCGACGTGATCCAACATGCGGATCCTTTTTCAGATCGCGGCGCAGAAGGTAAAGTAAAAGAAATTAAAGAGCGAGCAGTGAGCCAAGTTGTCGGAGAATTTGTGGCATATAGTGAAGAAGAAATGGCAGAAATGGGACTGTATGGCTACATGATTCCCAAAGATAAGAAATTGAATCAGTATACTGTATCAATTGCACCTGAAGGGATTAAGCCAGTAGATGGTAGCATTGTCATTGCTGAAATTACCTATTATCCAGATCAAGAATATCCAACGAGTATGGAAGGACTAGTCAAACAAGTGATTGGTCATAAAAATGATCCAGGAATGGATATTTTATCAATCGTGGTGGCTCATGGAATTCCCACAGCATTTCCTGATGAAGTTTTGGCTGAAGCGGACCAAGTACCAGAAACTATTGCAGAAAGCGATTTAGTCGGTCGTCGGGATTTACGTGATCAGTTGATTGTGACGATTGATGGAGAAGATGCGAAAGATTTAGATGATGCAGTAACGGTACAAAAGTTAGCAAATGGCAATTTCTTTTTAGGGGTGCATATTGCAGATGTTTCTTATTATGTAACTGAAGGAAGTCAATTGGATATGGAAGCGTATGAACGTGGCACAAGTGTCTATTTGACAGACCGAGTTGTGCCAATGATTCCGCAGCGATTATCAAATGGGATTTGTTCGCTAAACCCACATGTTCCACGTTTAACCATGAGTTGTGAGATGGAAATTACACCAGAAGGAGAAGTTATTTCGCATGAAATTTTCCAAAGTGTAATCCAAACAACGGAGCGAATGACCTATACAGCAGTCAATGAAATTTTAGAAGAGCAAAAACCTGAAACGTTAGAACGCTACAAAGAGCTAGTTCCCATGTTTAAAGAGATGGGCGAGCTGCACCATATATTAGAAGAGATGCGTATGCGCCGTGGTGCGATTTCTTTTGAAGATCGTGAAGCCAAAGTCCTAGTTGATGAAAATGGTCATCCCCAAGATATTCTTTTACGCACGCGTGGCGTGGGTGAACGATTAATTGAATCCTTTATGTTGGCAGCGAATGAAACTGTGGCGCGTCATTATCATGACTTAAAACTGCCATTCATTTATCGGATTCATGAACAACCAAAAGAAGAAAAAATGCAACGTTTCTTTGACTTTGCTGCAGTACTTGGCATTCTTGTTAAAGGAACAAAAGAAAACATTTCACCGAAAGATTTACAAAAAGTTTTAGAGCAAGTTGAAAATAAGCCGGAAGAAGTGGTTATCAATACGATGTTGCTAAGAAGTATGCAACAAGCGAAATACTCAGAAGACAACTACGGACACTATGGGTTGGCTGCTGAATATTATACGCATTTCACTTCACCAATACGTCGTTATCCAGATTTAATTGTGCATCGTTTGATTCGCAGCTATAGCCAAGATCAATCTGAAAAAAATCAAGAAAAATGGAACGAAGCATTACCAGAAATTGCCAATCATAGTTCAAGTATGGAACGTCGCGCAGTTGATGCAGAGCGTGAAGTGGACGCCATGAAGAAAGCCGAATTTATGGTAGATAAAGTGGGAGAAACGTATGACGGGATTATCAGCTCAGTCACAAAATTTGGTATCTTTGTGGAACTGCCTAATACAATAGAAGGCTTGATTCACGTGAACAACTTAAAACAAGATTATTTCCACTTTATTGAAAATCATATGGCGTTAGTTGGTGAACGGACGGGAATGACTTTGAAAATTGGTCAGAAAGTTCAAATCCGTGTTGAAAAAGCTGATCCAGAAACAAGAGAAGTTGATTTTGAATTGATTTCAGCTGAAGAAGTTGCGCCAGTAGAAGGACCAAAAGGACGTAAAAAAGGTAAAGCCAATTCTTCAACTCGTTCAAATAATCAACGAAGAAATAAAAAAGATGAATCATTTGATGGTAAGAAAAAGAAAAATAAGAAAAAAGGCAAAGGCAAAAAACAACCTTTTTATAAAGAAGCAATGAAACAAAAAAATAAAAAAGGAAAAAAGAAGAAGTAG
- the atpF gene encoding F0F1 ATP synthase subunit B, whose product MLLTILVVGETAPSTTLGTMIVVSGAFLILMLLLKKYAWGAIVDILTQREEKIANDLDSAEQSRVAAAKMEKERQQQLLSSRSEAAEIIKNAKESGEQTRQKTLKETTAEVTRLREKARTDISQEREEALSSVKNEVADLSLQIAAKILNKELTPDAHEALIDSYIESLGKANETR is encoded by the coding sequence ATGCTACTTACTATATTGGTAGTCGGTGAAACGGCTCCTAGTACCACACTAGGCACGATGATTGTTGTCAGTGGTGCATTTTTAATCTTGATGCTCTTATTAAAGAAATATGCATGGGGAGCAATCGTAGATATTTTGACACAACGTGAAGAAAAAATTGCCAACGATTTAGACTCTGCAGAACAATCTCGCGTAGCAGCAGCGAAAATGGAAAAAGAACGTCAACAACAATTACTTTCTTCCAGATCAGAAGCAGCTGAAATTATTAAAAACGCGAAAGAAAGTGGAGAACAGACTCGCCAAAAAACATTAAAAGAAACAACTGCGGAAGTTACTCGCTTACGCGAAAAAGCTCGGACAGATATTTCTCAAGAACGTGAAGAAGCATTGTCTTCAGTAAAAAATGAAGTGGCAGATCTTTCTCTTCAAATTGCAGCCAAAATTTTAAATAAAGAATTAACACCAGATGCACATGAAGCATTGATTGATTCTTATATTGAAAGTTTAGGTAAAGCAAATGAAACTAGATAA
- the atpH gene encoding ATP synthase F1 subunit delta → MKLDKYTVGKRYGKALFELAVEKNQAEAIYQELLTLREVYHQVPGIGDILSDDRLEPYEKDSIMEKLVTGFSEMMQNFLRVVYEYRRMYDLLLMIDEYERRYDEHQGLILGSVTTAIPLSKEQHQAMEEKAAQLLGYEQAHLVNLIDPSIVGGVVIEANHQVIDGSIRKQLEHMQQKLLK, encoded by the coding sequence ATGAAACTAGATAAATATACAGTTGGTAAACGCTACGGCAAGGCTTTGTTTGAGTTGGCAGTTGAAAAGAACCAAGCTGAAGCAATTTATCAAGAATTATTGACGCTTCGCGAAGTCTATCACCAAGTACCTGGTATTGGCGATATTTTAAGTGATGATCGCTTAGAGCCTTATGAAAAAGACAGCATCATGGAAAAACTAGTAACAGGTTTTAGTGAAATGATGCAAAACTTTTTGCGAGTGGTTTACGAATATCGTCGCATGTACGATCTGCTCTTGATGATTGATGAATATGAACGACGTTATGATGAGCACCAAGGACTAATTTTGGGTTCAGTGACAACAGCCATTCCTTTATCAAAAGAACAACATCAAGCAATGGAAGAAAAAGCTGCCCAATTATTAGGGTATGAACAAGCGCATTTAGTCAATTTAATTGACCCGTCAATTGTCGGCGGAGTGGTTATTGAAGCAAACCATCAAGTAATCGATGGCAGCATCCGCAAACAATTAGAACATATGCAGCAGAAGTTATTAAAATAA
- the atpB gene encoding F0F1 ATP synthase subunit A, producing the protein MEEKKLLFNIGPIWFDGTIVLMVLLTCIIVFAFVYACTRNMKLRPKGKQTVIEWLVDFIRGIITDNLPRKEVSNFHLMAFTLFMFVLVSNILGLVTKIVVGDDLSVWKSPTADPIVTLTLAMMMIVLTHFFGMKRFGFKGYLVNSYLRPVGFLLPVKLMEEFTNLLTLGLRLYGNIFAGEVLLGLIAGTVASVGLWVIPLAIPLEMIWVAFSIFIGCIQAFIFVTLSMVYMSHKIETEE; encoded by the coding sequence TTGGAAGAGAAGAAATTACTCTTCAATATCGGACCAATTTGGTTTGATGGAACCATTGTTTTGATGGTGCTGTTGACGTGTATCATTGTTTTCGCCTTTGTCTATGCTTGTACGAGAAATATGAAGCTACGACCTAAAGGCAAACAAACGGTCATCGAATGGTTAGTGGATTTTATTCGTGGAATCATTACAGACAATTTACCTCGTAAAGAAGTGAGCAATTTTCATTTAATGGCGTTTACCCTGTTCATGTTTGTACTTGTTTCAAACATCTTGGGTCTCGTTACAAAAATCGTTGTGGGCGACGATCTCAGCGTTTGGAAAAGTCCAACCGCCGATCCAATCGTAACCTTAACGTTAGCGATGATGATGATTGTCTTAACACACTTCTTTGGTATGAAACGCTTTGGTTTTAAAGGCTATCTAGTTAATAGTTATTTAAGACCCGTTGGTTTCTTACTACCGGTAAAATTAATGGAAGAATTCACGAATCTATTAACATTAGGCTTGCGTTTGTACGGAAACATTTTTGCCGGCGAAGTTCTATTGGGCTTAATTGCTGGAACCGTAGCAAGCGTCGGATTATGGGTTATCCCACTAGCAATTCCGCTAGAAATGATTTGGGTAGCATTCTCAATCTTTATTGGATGTATCCAAGCGTTTATCTTTGTGACACTTTCAATGGTTTATATGTCACACAAAATTGAAACAGAAGAATAA
- the atpE gene encoding ATP synthase F0 subunit C — MEGLNFIAAAIAIFGSAIGAAIGNGQVISKTIESMTRQPEMSGQLRTTMFIGVALIEAVPILGVVVSLLLLFR, encoded by the coding sequence ATGGAAGGATTAAATTTTATCGCAGCAGCAATTGCAATTTTCGGTTCAGCTATCGGAGCCGCTATCGGTAACGGACAAGTTATTTCAAAAACAATCGAGTCAATGACTCGTCAACCAGAAATGTCTGGTCAATTAAGAACAACAATGTTTATCGGGGTCGCTTTAATCGAAGCTGTGCCAATTTTAGGTGTCGTTGTTTCTTTATTACTTTTATTCAGATAA
- a CDS encoding GNAT family N-acetyltransferase: MQIKEENNRFALYNDENQEIGEMTWSDAGESMMIIDHTFVDPTYRGQKLAEKLVLAGVEKARKEHKKIIPLCPFAKKEFDTKPEYGDVLRK; the protein is encoded by the coding sequence ATGCAAATTAAAGAAGAAAACAATCGTTTTGCTCTATATAACGATGAAAACCAAGAAATTGGTGAAATGACTTGGTCAGATGCTGGCGAAAGCATGATGATTATTGATCATACGTTTGTTGATCCAACTTATCGTGGACAAAAATTAGCTGAAAAACTTGTTTTAGCCGGTGTTGAAAAAGCGAGAAAAGAGCATAAAAAAATTATTCCGCTATGTCCATTTGCCAAAAAAGAATTTGATACTAAACCTGAATACGGAGACGTATTGAGAAAATAA
- the smpB gene encoding SsrA-binding protein SmpB: protein MPKGEGKLIAQNRKARHDYSIIDTVEAGLVLQGTEIKSIRNGRINLKDGFARIRNGEAFLYNVHISPYEQGNIFNHDPLRTRKLLLHKKQINKLIGETKNTGITLVPLKVYIKDGYAKVLIGLAKGKKQYDKREDLKRKEVDRQISRTLKNNRR, encoded by the coding sequence ATGCCAAAAGGGGAAGGAAAATTAATCGCACAAAACCGCAAAGCTAGACATGATTATTCAATTATCGATACGGTTGAAGCAGGTCTTGTTTTACAAGGAACAGAAATCAAATCTATTCGAAATGGTCGTATCAATTTAAAAGATGGTTTTGCACGAATTCGAAACGGAGAAGCCTTTTTGTATAATGTTCATATTAGTCCATATGAACAGGGCAATATTTTTAATCATGACCCATTACGTACCAGAAAATTATTATTACACAAAAAACAAATTAATAAGTTAATCGGCGAAACCAAAAATACAGGTATCACATTAGTACCTTTGAAGGTCTATATTAAAGACGGCTATGCCAAAGTTTTGATTGGTTTAGCTAAAGGGAAAAAGCAGTACGACAAGCGTGAAGACTTGAAACGTAAGGAAGTTGACCGACAAATCAGTCGAACATTAAAAAATAACCGACGTTAA
- a CDS encoding (4Fe-4S)-binding protein, producing the protein MKGNQIDGQPVTEEQLLKEGYRKYTGEGIDIFYNKDICEHIGNCVRGNPEVFEVGRKPWIIPDNGSVENDMIVVDSCPSGALKYIRKAGNEYAN; encoded by the coding sequence ATGAAAGGAAACCAAATAGATGGGCAACCAGTCACGGAAGAACAACTATTAAAAGAAGGCTACCGTAAATATACTGGGGAAGGAATTGATATCTTTTATAATAAAGATATTTGTGAACATATTGGTAATTGTGTTCGTGGAAATCCAGAAGTCTTTGAAGTTGGTCGGAAACCATGGATTATTCCAGATAACGGAAGTGTTGAAAATGACATGATTGTGGTAGATTCATGTCCAAGTGGTGCTCTAAAATATATTCGGAAAGCAGGGAACGAATATGCAAATTAA
- a CDS encoding heavy metal translocating P-type ATPase — protein sequence MNDGREKEMKHVTKLGITIITGVLALLFEFILHQPNWAYGIILITGSVMALMMFWEMIQTLREGKYGVDILAITAIVATLAVGEYWASLMILIMLTGGDSLEDYAAGKANQELKSLLDNSPQKAHRLNGENLEDVSVEEINVGDELVVKPGELVPVDGLVKTGTSTVDESSLTGESKPIEKNPGDELMSGSVNGDGSLKMVAEKTVADSQYQTIVNLVKESAARPAHFVRLADRYAVPFTLIAYLIAGVAWFVSKSPTRFAEVLVVASPCPLILSAPIALVAGMGRSSRHGVVIKSGTMVEKLASAKTIAFDKTGTITQGQLSVDQVQPINAGITAAELVGLAASVEQESSHILARSIVAYARKQDVPLKNITDLAEVSGAGVKAFVDGAEIRVGKKNFVTQESQATEQIDKTTIHISRNGTYLGRITFTDTVRPEAKETMEKLHQLHLQRILMLTGDQESVAETIAAEVGITEVHGECLPQDKLTILKELPKENHPVIMVGDGVNDAPSLAAADVGIAMGAHGATAASETADVVILKDDLSKVSQAVEIAQDTMKIAKQSVLIGIFICVLLMLIASTGIIPALIGAMLQEVVDTVSILSALRARRIGQ from the coding sequence GTGAATGATGGGAGAGAAAAAGAGATGAAGCATGTAACAAAATTGGGGATTACAATTATAACAGGAGTTTTGGCATTATTATTTGAATTTATTTTACATCAGCCGAATTGGGCGTATGGCATTATTTTAATAACAGGTTCAGTAATGGCGTTAATGATGTTCTGGGAAATGATTCAAACCTTACGTGAAGGAAAATATGGTGTCGATATTTTAGCGATTACCGCTATCGTTGCAACCTTAGCTGTGGGAGAATACTGGGCCAGTTTGATGATTTTAATTATGTTGACTGGTGGTGATTCATTAGAAGACTATGCCGCTGGAAAAGCTAACCAAGAGCTGAAGTCATTATTGGATAACTCGCCACAAAAAGCTCATCGCTTGAATGGCGAAAATTTAGAAGATGTTTCTGTTGAGGAAATCAATGTTGGCGATGAATTAGTAGTAAAACCAGGGGAACTAGTTCCAGTTGATGGCTTGGTAAAAACCGGGACATCAACAGTCGATGAATCTTCATTAACAGGAGAATCAAAACCAATTGAAAAAAATCCTGGGGATGAATTAATGTCGGGTTCCGTGAATGGTGATGGCTCTTTGAAAATGGTTGCTGAAAAAACTGTAGCCGACAGTCAATATCAAACAATTGTGAACTTAGTGAAAGAATCTGCGGCGCGTCCAGCTCATTTTGTACGTTTAGCAGACCGCTATGCGGTACCTTTTACACTAATTGCCTACTTAATTGCAGGTGTTGCTTGGTTTGTTTCAAAAAGTCCGACACGTTTTGCGGAAGTCTTAGTTGTTGCTTCGCCGTGTCCTTTAATTCTATCTGCCCCAATTGCTTTAGTGGCAGGGATGGGTCGTTCAAGTCGTCATGGGGTCGTTATTAAATCGGGAACGATGGTCGAAAAATTAGCTTCTGCAAAAACGATTGCGTTTGATAAAACAGGCACGATTACGCAAGGACAACTTTCTGTTGATCAAGTCCAACCAATCAATGCTGGAATAACTGCTGCTGAATTAGTGGGATTGGCAGCAAGCGTGGAACAAGAATCAAGTCATATTTTAGCTAGATCAATTGTTGCTTATGCCAGAAAGCAAGATGTCCCATTAAAAAATATTACAGATCTAGCGGAAGTTTCTGGTGCTGGCGTGAAGGCATTTGTGGATGGTGCTGAGATACGGGTAGGTAAAAAGAATTTTGTGACACAAGAGTCTCAAGCAACTGAACAAATTGATAAAACGACTATTCATATTTCACGTAATGGCACATATTTAGGCCGAATTACTTTTACAGACACTGTACGTCCAGAAGCAAAAGAGACTATGGAAAAATTACACCAATTACATCTTCAACGAATTTTAATGCTGACGGGGGATCAAGAATCCGTCGCAGAAACGATTGCTGCAGAAGTAGGAATTACCGAAGTACATGGGGAATGTTTACCACAAGATAAATTAACTATTCTAAAAGAATTGCCCAAAGAAAACCATCCAGTCATCATGGTAGGAGATGGTGTAAATGATGCACCTTCGCTTGCCGCTGCAGACGTAGGTATTGCTATGGGCGCTCATGGAGCTACTGCGGCTAGTGAAACTGCTGACGTTGTTATTTTAAAAGATGACTTAAGTAAAGTCAGTCAAGCGGTCGAAATTGCCCAAGATACCATGAAAATTGCCAAACAATCTGTATTAATCGGAATTTTTATCTGCGTTTTACTAATGCTAATTGCTAGTACCGGGATCATTCCGGCGCTAATCGGGGCTATGCTACAAGAAGTCGTGGACACTGTGTCAATCTTATCTGCTTTGCGTGCTCGTCGAATTGGCCAGTAA